In the genome of Pusillimonas sp. T7-7, the window ACATAGACCTGAAGGCGCTGGATCGCATGGGCAAGGAAACGCCTGTGCTGCTCGATTTGAAGCCTTCAGGCCAGCATTATATGGAAGACTTTCACAAGGCGGGCGGCATGGCCACCCTGTTGCGTGAGCTCAAACCCTTGCTCAAGCTGGATGCTTTGACGGTCACTGGTCGAACATTGGGCGAGGAAATTGAAGCCGCCGGGCCTGGCTTTGTCCAGGACGTGGTCAAGACGGCAGCCAATCCCATCTATCCGCAAGGTGGTATTGCCGTGCTGGAAGGTAATCTGGCGCCGGGCGGGGCGATTATCAAGCAGTCTTCGGCCGATGCCGGTCTGATGGAACACGAGGGCCGCGCCGTGGTGTTCGAGAACGCGGCCGACATGGCCGACCGTATCGACAGCGATGAGTTCGATGTCAGCGCTGACGATATTCTGGTGCTAAAGAATATCGGCCCCAAAGGCGCCCCCGGCATGCCCGAGGCGGGCTATATTCCTATCCCCAGGAAGCTGGCTGTGCAAGGTGTCAAGGACATGGTTCGGATTTCAGATGGGCGCATGAGCGGCACGGCCTTCGGCACGATTGTGCTGCATGTAACGCCCGAGTCGGCCGTAGGCGGGCCACTGGCCTATGTGCAGAACGGCGACCGCATACGCTTGAGCGTCAAGCGTCGCGAAATTACGCTGCAGGTGTCCGACGATGAGCTGCTGCGGCGCGCACAAGCGGCGCCCGTGGTACCGCCCAGCGCTGAACGTGGTTATAAAAAGTTGTTTCTTGATAGCGTCACGCAGGCCGACGAGGGTGTGGACTTTGATTTCCTGCGTGCGCCCAGGGTGACTCAGTCGGTACCCAGATAATCAACCTCCACAGCCGCCGCAGCACGCGCCGTCTTCCCCGTGCACGGGCTTGGCGATTTGATAGCCTGCGTCTTCGACGGCAACTTGCAGGCGTTGCGAGGAAACCTGGTCTTCGTTGAACGAGACGGTAGCCTTGCTGTTCTTGAACGACACTTCAACGGCATTCACGCCATTGATGGCCTTGAGCGCGCCAGCCAGGGTGGCGGCGCATTGTTCGGTTTCTAGGCCGGCGAGCTTGAGGACTCCGATTTGCATAGCTTTCCTTCTTTAGATGATCTTCAGGTGGCGGTTACGAATTTAAAGATTCATATTGTATATATCTTATTTGTCGTACTGCTGCTTATCCCTATCGTGCTTGAGGTCAATGTGGCATGGCCTGATCGGCCATGCTTGATTTATACGGCAAGAGCCAGGCTAGAGAGTTGATCGGCGTCAATACCAGCGCTCTGCGCCAAGCTGACCGCCTGGCCCAGCACGATCACCGATGGACTGCCCAGATCATGGGCTTTTACTTTTTGGGCCAGCTCGGCAAGCGTAGTGAACAGCTGCCTTTGTGCGGCGCTGCTTACGTTCTGGACGACGGCAACCGGCAGGCTGGCAGCAAAACCTGCTGTCAGCAGTGTGCGGCTTAGCTCGTCTATATTGCTCATGCCCATGTAGCACACCACACTCAGGCCGCTGGCAGCCAGCGCTTCCCAACTGGGCTGGCTGCCGTCAGCGGTATGGGCGGTCACCAGCACGACCCCGCGTGAGCAGCCTCGATGGGTCAGGGGTAGTCCAAGGGCGCTGCCTACGGCCAGCCCGGCCGTAATGCCGCTGATGGCTTCGACCTGGATGCCACGTTGGGTCAGCCAGCTCATTTCTTCTCCGCCACGGCCGAATATAAAGGGGTCTCCGCCTTTGAGGCGTGCTACCGCATGACCTTGGCGTGCATAGCGTGTCATCAAGCGCAGGATGAACTGCTGAGAGGTCGACACACAACCGCCTCGCTTGCCGACGTGGATGATGCGGGTTTTCGGACTGGCAAGCTCAAGTATGGACTGGCTGACTAGATCGTCCACAAGCCAGATGGTGCAGCGTTGCAGTTGCCTGGCCGCTTTCACTGTGAGTAGCTCGGGATCGCCGGGACCGGCGCCGATCAGCCAGACTTTGCCGTGGGTGCTCGCGTTGGCGCCGGCCGCAGAAAGAGTAGTAGGGATGGTCGTGTTCATGCCAGTGGCTCCGTCGCGTGGGCGTGCTCTAC includes:
- a CDS encoding heavy-metal-associated domain-containing protein, which produces MQIGVLKLAGLETEQCAATLAGALKAINGVNAVEVSFKNSKATVSFNEDQVSSQRLQVAVEDAGYQIAKPVHGEDGACCGGCGG
- the cobA gene encoding uroporphyrinogen-III C-methyltransferase, coding for MNTTIPTTLSAAGANASTHGKVWLIGAGPGDPELLTVKAARQLQRCTIWLVDDLVSQSILELASPKTRIIHVGKRGGCVSTSQQFILRLMTRYARQGHAVARLKGGDPFIFGRGGEEMSWLTQRGIQVEAISGITAGLAVGSALGLPLTHRGCSRGVVLVTAHTADGSQPSWEALAASGLSVVCYMGMSNIDELSRTLLTAGFAASLPVAVVQNVSSAAQRQLFTTLAELAQKVKAHDLGSPSVIVLGQAVSLAQSAGIDADQLSSLALAV